In Mycoplasmopsis maculosa, one genomic interval encodes:
- a CDS encoding MAG4270 family putative restriction endonuclease, which yields MKIIKIIFNIFSKTNSKQKFLADLICYFNEDALLVKYKLNIKEGTLFDFYTTPSWFKNKNTNFVLRDKITNLLWPENKNKRQAPRPDENSKMLYKFNKEELELLNNFLNSNYEGTLKGLISLFKGNNPSGSYKNPNNSEIKSNNERFKNNLIMLLDILKINKKNSIVDINSDKYEIIELKEDQFNFFLSKTKIWQIIFSFIYEIENIKSKDLKNPAEKNKINLLEKEMKKMKNDFVNYSLEVLKDIRSKRNIARNIVDKLYLFSIEKYLSFEIAHIYPVSEIKNEIYSFIEKNKINNTLKDIFKMQEYKKILNKICDKNNLLKLEPNLHTEYDKYKFYWDSETGEVKYLTDDISNEVKNKLKSMNINLNKFPNIKNYLKNYEKFLFEKKY from the coding sequence ATGAAAATAATAAAAATAATATTTAATATTTTTTCTAAGACTAACTCCAAACAAAAATTTTTAGCTGATTTAATATGTTATTTTAATGAAGACGCGCTATTGGTAAAATATAAATTAAATATAAAAGAGGGCACACTTTTTGATTTTTATACTACTCCTTCTTGATTTAAAAATAAAAATACAAATTTTGTATTAAGGGATAAAATTACAAATTTACTGTGACCAGAAAATAAAAATAAAAGGCAAGCACCTAGACCCGATGAAAATTCTAAAATGTTATATAAATTCAACAAAGAAGAACTAGAACTTTTAAATAATTTCTTAAATTCAAATTATGAAGGAACTTTAAAAGGTTTGATTTCATTATTTAAAGGTAATAATCCTTCCGGTTCATACAAAAACCCTAATAATTCTGAGATAAAATCAAATAATGAAAGATTTAAAAATAATTTAATAATGCTATTAGATATTTTAAAAATAAATAAAAAAAATAGTATAGTAGATATAAATAGTGATAAATATGAAATTATTGAATTAAAAGAAGATCAATTCAATTTTTTTCTCAGCAAAACCAAAATATGACAAATAATTTTTAGTTTTATATATGAAATAGAAAATATAAAATCTAAAGATTTAAAAAATCCTGCAGAAAAAAACAAAATTAATTTATTAGAAAAAGAAATGAAAAAAATGAAAAATGATTTTGTCAATTATTCATTAGAAGTTTTAAAAGATATTAGATCTAAAAGAAATATTGCACGTAACATAGTAGATAAGTTATATTTATTTTCAATAGAAAAGTATCTTTCATTTGAAATTGCGCATATATATCCTGTTTCAGAAATTAAAAATGAAATTTATTCTTTTATAGAAAAAAATAAAATAAATAATACTTTAAAAGATATTTTTAAAATGCAAGAATATAAAAAAATACTAAATAAAATTTGTGATAAGAATAATTTACTAAAATTAGAACCTAATTTACATACAGAATATGATAAGTACAAATTTTATTGAGACTCAGAAACAGGTGAAGTCAAATATTTAACGGATGATATTTCAAATGAAGTTAAAAATAAATTGAAAAGTATGAATATTAATCTAAATAAATTTCCTAATATAAAAAATTATTTAAAGAATTATGAAAAATTTCTATTTGAAAAAAAATATTAA
- a CDS encoding DnaJ C-terminal domain-containing protein — protein sequence MDNNKDYYAILGVSKNATEKEIKMAYRKLAMQYHPDKVKDGSSDEKMQKINEAYDILSDPKKREHYDRYGADGPQAGGFSGASGFDFGSFNMDFGDIFGDIFSNFGFGGGSRSRSKQANQKMKGEDILSQISISFTDAILGKKISEKLKKFELCETCKGHGALEKDIKTCSKCQGSGRMRVRQRTPFGITEVLTTCDLCNGKGKEIANKCLTCNGEGYNEKLKNVAFYIPAGADNKTQIKLDGYGKKGINGGPSGDMYVNVIVNEHKFYKRSNLDLFIEVSVSFLDIIRENTIKVPTPYGPEELKLKRNYQNGKVITLKNKGIKTNKDSRVGDLHVKLNLQMPNFDEKVYKKMVSDLETYLDTTNADFISQVEKEK from the coding sequence ATGGATAACAACAAAGATTATTATGCAATATTAGGTGTATCTAAAAATGCAACTGAAAAAGAGATAAAAATGGCTTATAGAAAATTAGCTATGCAATATCACCCAGATAAAGTTAAAGATGGTTCAAGCGATGAAAAAATGCAAAAAATAAATGAAGCTTATGACATATTAAGTGACCCTAAAAAAAGAGAACACTATGATAGATATGGAGCTGATGGACCACAAGCTGGAGGATTTAGTGGAGCTAGTGGTTTTGATTTTGGCAGCTTTAATATGGATTTTGGTGATATATTCGGTGATATTTTTAGTAATTTTGGATTTGGTGGCGGCTCAAGAAGCAGATCAAAACAAGCAAATCAAAAAATGAAAGGTGAAGACATTTTAAGCCAAATAAGTATTTCATTTACAGATGCTATATTAGGCAAAAAAATAAGCGAAAAACTTAAAAAATTTGAATTATGTGAAACATGTAAAGGACATGGAGCCTTAGAAAAAGATATTAAAACTTGTTCAAAATGTCAAGGTTCTGGTAGAATGCGAGTTAGACAAAGAACTCCTTTTGGTATAACTGAAGTTTTAACAACATGTGATTTATGTAATGGCAAAGGAAAAGAAATAGCAAATAAATGTTTAACATGTAATGGTGAAGGATACAACGAAAAACTTAAAAATGTTGCATTCTATATTCCTGCTGGAGCAGATAATAAAACACAAATAAAATTAGACGGATATGGAAAAAAAGGTATCAATGGTGGTCCTAGCGGGGATATGTACGTTAATGTTATTGTTAATGAACATAAATTCTATAAACGTTCAAATCTAGATTTATTTATTGAAGTTTCTGTTTCATTTTTAGATATTATTAGAGAAAACACTATTAAAGTTCCAACTCCATATGGTCCTGAAGAATTAAAATTAAAAAGAAATTATCAAAATGGAAAAGTTATTACACTTAAAAATAAAGGTATAAAAACTAATAAAGACTCTAGAGTTGGTGATTTACATGTTAAATTAAATTTACAAATGCCTAATTTTGACGAAAAAGTCTATAAAAAAATGGTTTCTGATTTAGAAACTTATTTAGATACAACAAATGCAGATTTTATTTCACAAGTTGAAAAAGAAAAATAA
- a CDS encoding MAG1210 family protein translates to MKENFNAIDEIDYDPIEAYNKNFKTKHKELSKKYINDIIEQSGIDVSTNKEESKKYRKYSEINDKLKRKGSIFKGILISISILTIVALLIASFLYVSLKWFGTPITLFVVFPIIFIASLSLFLTLIIKNNKIRKNNKEILIKHYEKAKELIAPVFPLIKHGIREKLLTEACSIIKFDKYLRDETLFEYKINFGFEDPYDSKNSSCVFLQSGYVLNNPFVIKKNLTMTMGTKNYYGSITISWTEYSTDANGTRRAVLRTQTLTAHVTKSYPYYNTQNVLYYLNNAAPNLKFTREFSHIEKLSEKEYKKHINKMNKVFTKMDQEAIKEGRTFKSMSGNLEFESIFNAKDRNNELEYRLLFTPLAQKSMKKVLLDKNNYGDDFSFIKFNKINALISEHLNEFPLATNEKLFYETYDVDILIDNFLKYQENYFKNIYHSFAPIFAIPLYLNTPYERNIYEEDKQMFMSEYDLEYYINLINPKLIAHENSKTQNINKIIGRYKNIESGYDEIDVISSGFDSFERVDYISVRGGDGKLHSVPVTWYEYVPVSAKSRLHVKALNKYECENDETNQNYENDSSIINMNKNSTIINFIRKM, encoded by the coding sequence ATGAAAGAAAATTTTAATGCAATTGATGAAATTGATTACGATCCCATAGAGGCTTATAATAAAAACTTTAAAACAAAACATAAAGAGCTAAGTAAAAAATATATAAATGATATTATTGAACAATCAGGGATTGATGTTTCAACAAATAAAGAAGAATCTAAAAAATATAGAAAATATAGTGAAATTAATGATAAATTAAAGAGAAAAGGATCAATTTTTAAAGGTATTTTAATATCTATTTCAATATTAACTATAGTGGCTTTATTAATTGCTTCTTTCTTATATGTATCATTAAAATGATTTGGTACACCTATTACTTTATTTGTTGTTTTTCCTATTATTTTTATAGCTTCTTTATCGCTGTTTTTAACTTTAATAATTAAAAACAATAAAATAAGAAAAAACAACAAAGAAATTCTTATAAAGCATTATGAAAAAGCTAAAGAGCTAATAGCACCTGTGTTTCCATTAATAAAACATGGTATACGTGAAAAATTATTAACTGAAGCTTGTTCTATAATTAAATTTGATAAGTATTTAAGAGACGAAACGCTTTTTGAATATAAAATCAATTTTGGTTTTGAAGACCCTTATGATTCAAAAAACAGTTCGTGTGTTTTTTTGCAAAGTGGTTATGTTTTAAATAATCCTTTTGTAATTAAGAAGAACTTAACAATGACTATGGGAACTAAAAATTATTATGGATCAATTACAATTAGCTGAACAGAATATTCTACAGACGCAAACGGTACGAGAAGAGCTGTTTTAAGGACTCAAACGTTAACAGCACATGTTACTAAATCTTATCCTTATTACAATACACAAAATGTTTTATATTATTTAAATAACGCTGCCCCAAATTTAAAATTTACTAGAGAATTTAGCCATATAGAAAAATTAAGTGAAAAAGAATATAAAAAGCATATAAATAAAATGAATAAAGTATTCACGAAAATGGATCAGGAGGCAATTAAAGAAGGCAGAACTTTTAAATCAATGAGTGGTAACTTAGAATTTGAATCTATTTTTAATGCAAAAGATAGAAATAATGAATTAGAATATAGATTACTTTTTACTCCTCTAGCTCAAAAAAGTATGAAAAAAGTTTTATTAGATAAGAACAATTATGGTGATGATTTTAGTTTTATTAAATTTAATAAAATTAATGCTTTAATTTCTGAACATTTAAATGAATTCCCATTAGCAACAAATGAAAAGCTCTTTTATGAAACTTATGACGTTGATATTTTAATTGATAACTTTTTAAAATACCAAGAAAATTATTTTAAAAATATTTATCATTCTTTTGCTCCAATATTTGCTATTCCTTTATATTTGAATACACCATATGAAAGAAATATTTATGAAGAGGATAAGCAAATGTTTATGTCAGAATACGATTTAGAATATTACATAAACCTAATCAACCCAAAATTGATTGCTCATGAAAATTCAAAAACACAAAACATAAATAAAATTATTGGTAGATATAAAAACATAGAATCAGGATATGATGAAATTGATGTAATTTCAAGTGGTTTTGATTCTTTTGAAAGAGTTGATTATATTTCAGTAAGAGGAGGAGATGGAAAATTACACTCAGTTCCTGTTACTTGATATGAATATGTCCCAGTAAGTGCAAAATCAAGACTTCATGTAAAAGCTTTAAATAAATACGAATGTGAAAATGACGAAACAAACCAAAATTATGAAAATGATTCAAGTATAATTAATATGAATAAAAATTCAACAATTATTAATTTTATAAGAAAAATGTAA